One genomic window of Leopardus geoffroyi isolate Oge1 chromosome C3, O.geoffroyi_Oge1_pat1.0, whole genome shotgun sequence includes the following:
- the LOC123585283 gene encoding left-right determination factor 1-like: MRPLWLCWALWALPLTGPGAALTGEQVRVSLLRQLGLREAPVLDQRDVEGLVTPAHVRAQYVALLRRSHGAHSRGKRFSQRVREVAGRLLAAEASTHVLVFGMEGRLPPNSELVQAVLRLFQEPAPKATLRRLERLSPHGARARVTVEWLRIHEDSSNRTYLVDSRLVSLQGSGWKAFDVTEAVNFWRQLGRSGQPLLLQVSVQRAHLGPRASGAHTLLRFASQGQEGTGQGEPQLELHTLDLGAYGAQGDCDPEAPVAEGARCCRQETYVDLRGMRWAENWVLEPPGFLAYECVGACQQPPEPPTFRRPFPGPRQCVASETTSLPLIVGVKEGGRPRPQVVSLPNMRVEKCSCAWDGAPVPRRLGP, encoded by the exons ATGAGGCCCCTGTGGCTGTGCTGGGCGCTCTGGGCGCTGCCCCTGACGGGCCCCGGGGCCGCCCTGACCGGGGAGCAGGTGCGGGTCAGCCTGCTGCGGCAGCTGGGCCTCCGCGAGGCACCCGTCCTGGACCAGCGTGACGTGGAGGGGCTGGTCACCCCGGCCCACGTGAGGGCCCAGTACGTGGCCCTGCTGCGGCGCAGCCACGGCGCCCACTCCCGCGGGAAGAGGTTCAGCCAGAGAGTCCGAG AGGTGGCGGGCAGGTTGCTGGCGGCCGAGGCCTCCACGCACGTGCTGGTGTTCGGCATGGAGGGGCGCCTGCCGCCCAACAGCGAGCTGGTGCAGGCCGTGCTGCGCCTCTTCCAGGAGCCGGCCCCCAAGGCCACGCTGCGCAGGCTCGAGCGGCTGTCCCCGCACGGCGCCCGCGCCCGCGTCACCGTCGAGTGGCTGCGCATCCACGAGGACAGCTCGAACCGCACCTACCTGGTGGACTCCAG GCTGGTGTCCCTCCAAGGGAGTGGCTGGAAGGCCTTCGACGTGACCGAGGCCGTGAACTTCTGGCGCCAGCTGGGCAGGTCTGGGCAGCCGTTGCTGCTGCAGGTGTCTGTGCAGAGGGCGCACCTGGGCCCGCGGGCCTCGGGCGCCCACACGCTGCTCCGCTTCGCGTCCCAGGGCCAGGAGGGCACGGGGCAGGGCGAGCCCCAGCTGGAGCTGCACACCCTGGACCTCGGGGCCTACGG AGCTCAGGGAGACTGTGACCCCGAGGCGCCGGTGGCGGAGGGCGCCCGCTGCTGCCGCCAGGAGACCTACGTTGACCTGCGGGGCATGCGGTGGGCTGAGAACTGGGTCCTGGAGCCCCCGGGCTTCCTGGCCTACGAGTGTGTGGGCGCGTGCCAGCAGCCCCCGGAGCCCCCGACCTTCAGGCGGCCGTTCCCGGGGCCGCGACAGTGCGTCGCCTCGGAGACGACCTCGCTGCCCCTGATCGTGGGCGTCAAGGAGGGCGGCAGGCCCAGGCCCCAGGTGGTCAGCCTGCCCAACATGAGGGTGGAGAAGTGCAGCTGCGCGTGGGACGGGGCGCCCGTGCCCAGGAGGCTGGGGCCTTAG